Proteins co-encoded in one Benincasa hispida cultivar B227 unplaced genomic scaffold, ASM972705v1 Contig55, whole genome shotgun sequence genomic window:
- the LOC120069703 gene encoding uncharacterized mitochondrial protein AtMg00810-like encodes MKDLGSLSYFLGLEVSMSTAGYSLSQAKYASNLLVHFGIISSATTPTSLDPSVRLTPFDGVPFEDVTLFCQLIGSLIYLTVTFPNIAYVVHIVSQFMAAPRTIHFTAVLRILPGL; translated from the coding sequence atgaaggatttgggttcccttagttactttcttggtCTTGAGGTATCAATGAGCACTGCTGGCTATTCATTGTCTCAAGCGAAATATGCTTCAAACTTATTGGTGCATTTCGGGATCATTAGCTCTGCTACAACCCCGACATCACTCGATCCTAGTGTTCGTCTGACTCCGTTTGATGGCGTTCCTTTTGAAGATGTCACTCTCTTCTGTCAACTTATTGGTAGCCTAATTTACCTAACAGTGACTTTTCCCAACATTGCATATGTTGTTCACATTGTAAGTCAATTCATGGCTGCCCCTCGAACCATTCATTTTACTGCTGTTCTCCGTATTCTTCCTGGACTCTAG